In one window of Microbispora sp. ZYX-F-249 DNA:
- a CDS encoding SigE family RNA polymerase sigma factor — protein sequence MIVNHEEFRTYVQCRGAALLRVANQLTGNPSDAEDLLQTALARTYLAWDRIRDRSSLDGYVRRAMVNINISWWRRRKLEEYPSDELPDVPVQQDARHRYDELEQALDRLPARQRTAIVLRYYEDMTEPEIARTLGISVGTVKSSVSRGMAKLRGDLVVPDASKSVN from the coding sequence CTGATCGTGAACCATGAGGAGTTCCGCACGTACGTCCAGTGTCGCGGGGCGGCCCTGCTCCGTGTGGCGAACCAGTTGACCGGGAACCCCAGCGACGCCGAGGACCTCCTGCAGACCGCCCTCGCCCGTACGTACCTCGCGTGGGACCGCATCCGCGACCGGTCGTCGCTCGACGGCTACGTGCGGCGGGCGATGGTGAACATCAACATCTCCTGGTGGCGGCGGCGCAAGCTGGAGGAATACCCCTCCGACGAGTTGCCCGACGTACCGGTGCAGCAGGACGCGCGGCACCGGTACGACGAGCTGGAGCAGGCGCTCGACCGCCTCCCCGCGCGGCAGCGTACGGCGATCGTGCTGCGCTACTACGAGGACATGACCGAGCCCGAGATCGCCAGGACCCTCGGCATCAGCGTGGGCACGGTCAAGAGCTCGGTCTCGCGGGGCATGGCCAAGCTGCGCGGCGACCTGGTCGTGCCCGACGCGAGCAAGAGCGTGAACTGA
- a CDS encoding ATP-binding protein yields MDPVRNPYAPGAGQRPPELAGRDRELQQFEIVLERVARGRPERSMVLTGLRGVGKTVLLNTFKSMAMQRLWGTGKIEARPDQSIRRPVAAALHMAIRELAPRHRAPERIEEFLGVLKAFAMRDPAAAKGTSHWSPGIDVPAARGRADSGDLEIDLTELFVDAAGVATDLGVGIALFIDEMQDVQAPDVSALCAACHELSQNGGPLIVVGAGLPHLPSVLSASKSYSERLFRYARIDRLDRDAADLALIAPAAREDVEFTPDALDALYEAADGYPYFVQAYGKVAWDLAPRSPITAEDIKVSAPEAEEELAVGFFGSRYERATPAERDYMHAMAQLGDDPVPTAEVAETLGRKPSSLSPARDSLIKKGLIYSAERGVIGFTVPHFGRFLRAQPL; encoded by the coding sequence GTGGACCCCGTGCGCAATCCCTACGCCCCCGGCGCCGGCCAGCGCCCCCCGGAACTCGCCGGACGCGACCGCGAACTGCAGCAGTTCGAGATCGTGCTGGAGCGGGTGGCCCGGGGCCGCCCCGAGCGGAGCATGGTCCTCACCGGCCTGCGCGGCGTGGGCAAGACCGTCCTGCTCAACACGTTCAAGTCCATGGCCATGCAGCGGCTGTGGGGCACCGGCAAGATCGAGGCCAGGCCCGACCAGTCGATCCGCCGCCCGGTGGCGGCCGCGCTGCACATGGCCATCAGGGAGCTCGCCCCCCGCCACCGCGCCCCGGAGCGCATCGAGGAGTTCCTCGGCGTGCTCAAGGCGTTCGCGATGCGCGATCCCGCCGCGGCGAAGGGCACCTCGCACTGGTCGCCCGGCATCGACGTGCCCGCCGCGCGTGGCCGGGCCGACTCGGGTGACCTGGAGATCGACCTGACCGAGCTGTTCGTCGACGCCGCCGGCGTCGCGACGGACCTCGGCGTCGGCATCGCGCTGTTCATCGACGAGATGCAGGACGTGCAGGCGCCGGACGTCTCGGCCCTGTGCGCGGCCTGCCACGAGCTGTCGCAGAACGGCGGCCCGCTGATCGTCGTCGGCGCCGGCCTGCCCCACCTGCCGAGCGTGCTGTCGGCGAGCAAGAGCTACTCCGAACGGCTGTTCCGGTACGCGCGCATCGACCGGCTGGACCGCGACGCCGCCGACCTGGCGCTCATCGCCCCTGCCGCCCGTGAGGACGTCGAGTTCACGCCCGACGCGCTCGACGCGTTGTACGAGGCGGCCGACGGCTACCCCTACTTCGTCCAGGCGTACGGGAAGGTCGCCTGGGATCTCGCTCCGCGCAGCCCGATCACGGCCGAGGACATCAAGGTGTCCGCCCCGGAGGCCGAGGAGGAGCTGGCGGTGGGCTTCTTCGGCAGCCGCTACGAGCGGGCCACGCCCGCCGAGCGGGACTACATGCACGCCATGGCCCAGCTCGGCGACGACCCGGTGCCGACCGCCGAGGTGGCCGAGACGCTGGGCCGCAAGCCGTCGAGTCTGTCACCGGCCCGCGACAGCCTGATCAAGAAGGGCCTGATCTACAGCGCGGAGCGCGGCGTGATCGGGTTCACCGTTCCGCATTTCGGGAGGTTCCTCCGTGCGCAGCCGCTCTGA
- a CDS encoding ankyrin repeat domain-containing protein, translating to MAVAREADWSGIGWDAWKSLRVIRARLDAGADPNSSGPYYEPPLHRAAECGSPEVVRELAARVDDVDAEYEGRTALWTAVFANRRDNARILAEAGADPWRPMMNGWSPGRLSLATPTPALFGDPVGRPGLSEAELEAVAEARRLIDALGDFYYDGVAVACVAGVTAAEAARRLEAASVDAAEVDALLEDDIFEDFDENLAIIGVTDVPGGCVVSQPWGYMPYATGVTERLSAGTVCYAMYANPKSGNQGSVTRDGAIVEWDTHPGGGDPSSDASAEEILRSYLFHGRALAYCCAGAGLRLDDAAAIESPSAWVRLPERDHWR from the coding sequence ATGGCTGTCGCCCGGGAAGCGGACTGGTCCGGCATCGGCTGGGACGCCTGGAAGAGCCTGCGGGTGATCCGCGCCCGGCTCGACGCGGGTGCCGATCCCAATTCGAGCGGCCCCTACTATGAGCCGCCCTTGCACAGAGCCGCCGAATGCGGCTCTCCCGAAGTGGTGAGGGAGCTCGCCGCCCGCGTCGACGATGTGGACGCCGAGTACGAGGGCCGTACGGCGCTGTGGACGGCCGTCTTCGCCAACCGCCGGGACAACGCCCGGATCCTGGCCGAGGCCGGTGCCGATCCGTGGCGGCCGATGATGAACGGCTGGTCGCCCGGACGGCTGAGCCTGGCCACGCCGACCCCCGCCCTGTTCGGTGATCCCGTGGGCCGGCCCGGGCTGTCCGAGGCCGAACTGGAGGCGGTGGCGGAGGCGAGGCGTCTCATCGATGCGTTGGGCGACTTCTACTACGACGGGGTGGCCGTGGCCTGCGTGGCCGGCGTCACCGCGGCCGAGGCGGCACGCCGTCTGGAAGCCGCCTCTGTCGACGCCGCCGAAGTCGACGCGCTTCTCGAGGACGACATCTTCGAGGACTTCGACGAGAACCTCGCCATCATCGGGGTCACGGACGTGCCCGGCGGCTGCGTCGTCAGCCAGCCGTGGGGATACATGCCGTACGCGACCGGTGTCACGGAGCGCCTGTCGGCGGGGACGGTCTGCTATGCGATGTACGCCAATCCCAAAAGTGGCAACCAGGGGAGTGTGACCCGGGACGGCGCAATCGTGGAATGGGACACCCATCCCGGTGGCGGCGACCCCTCGTCCGACGCCTCGGCCGAGGAGATCCTCCGCAGCTACCTGTTCCATGGACGAGCGTTGGCGTACTGCTGCGCGGGCGCGGGCCTGCGGCTGGACGATGCCGCTGCCATCGAATCGCCCAGCGCGTGGGTGAGACTCCCCGAACGGGACCACTGGCGCTGA
- a CDS encoding tyrosine-type recombinase/integrase — MADRKPNGRSSIYLGQDGYWHGWVTIGIKPDGSPDRRHRMGKTEAEVTRKVRELEGKRETGHVAKPGKVPTVAEWMTEYLDVICDRLVASGKMAPRTLDDYRSKTRHWIIPLLGRHRLDRLAPEHLDKAYAAMLEQGRSSSTVLKVHRILSRALKIAVRRNKVTRNVATLVDAPVAADPDLEPLTRNEARKILEAAKSRRNAARWSVALALGIRQGEALGLRWSFVDLETGVIKAWYQAQRSPWKHGCDDPHACGKEWHRWPCKPRCKVHNHDPGCPQDCRKRGHVCPTRTCAKDCTGHADRCPKRTGGGIVFRQRKGRSRLTLQCPPELLPILREHKKRQDAERAEAGELWEDHDLLFPTRRGRPLERSEDYKMWKALLRQAGVREARLHDARHTAGTLLVEQGVHIRVVQEILGHARVTTTERYTHVASPQVKDASERMGAALWGED; from the coding sequence ATGGCCGACCGCAAACCGAACGGGCGCTCGTCCATCTACCTCGGCCAGGACGGCTACTGGCACGGCTGGGTCACCATCGGCATCAAGCCGGACGGGTCCCCTGATCGCCGTCACCGGATGGGGAAGACGGAGGCAGAGGTCACGCGCAAGGTCCGCGAGCTGGAGGGCAAGCGCGAGACCGGGCACGTCGCCAAGCCGGGCAAGGTCCCGACTGTCGCCGAGTGGATGACCGAATACCTCGACGTCATCTGTGACCGGCTCGTGGCGTCGGGCAAGATGGCGCCTCGGACCCTCGACGACTACCGATCCAAGACTCGCCACTGGATCATTCCGCTCCTCGGCCGCCACCGGCTCGACCGGCTCGCCCCTGAGCACCTCGACAAGGCGTACGCGGCGATGCTGGAACAGGGCCGCTCGTCCAGCACGGTCCTCAAGGTGCATCGCATCCTGTCGCGCGCCCTGAAGATCGCCGTACGCCGGAACAAGGTGACGAGGAACGTCGCCACGCTCGTGGATGCACCCGTTGCGGCCGACCCCGACCTTGAGCCGCTGACGCGGAACGAGGCGCGCAAGATCCTGGAGGCGGCCAAGTCGCGCCGAAACGCGGCCCGCTGGTCGGTGGCTCTGGCCCTCGGCATCCGCCAGGGCGAAGCGCTCGGCCTCCGGTGGTCCTTCGTCGACCTCGAAACCGGCGTGATCAAAGCCTGGTACCAGGCGCAGCGGTCACCGTGGAAGCACGGCTGCGACGACCCGCACGCGTGCGGCAAGGAGTGGCACCGCTGGCCGTGCAAGCCGCGGTGCAAGGTCCACAACCACGACCCCGGCTGTCCACAGGACTGCAGGAAGCGCGGCCACGTCTGTCCGACACGCACATGCGCGAAGGACTGCACCGGCCACGCGGACCGGTGCCCGAAGCGTACGGGCGGCGGCATCGTCTTTCGGCAACGTAAGGGCCGGAGTCGGCTGACCCTCCAGTGTCCGCCCGAGCTGCTGCCGATCCTGCGTGAGCACAAGAAGCGCCAGGACGCCGAAAGGGCGGAGGCCGGTGAGCTCTGGGAGGATCACGACCTTCTCTTCCCGACGAGGCGGGGCCGGCCGTTGGAGCGCAGCGAGGACTACAAGATGTGGAAGGCGCTCCTCCGCCAGGCCGGGGTCAGGGAAGCCCGCCTCCACGACGCCCGGCACACCGCCGGGACGCTCCTCGTCGAGCAGGGCGTCCACATCCGGGTCGTGCAAGAGATCCTCGGCCATGCGCGAGTAACGACCACGGAGCGTTACACCCACGTCGCCAGTCCGCAGGTGAAGGACGCCAGCGAGCGCATGGGGGCGGCCCTGTGGGGCGAGGACTGA
- a CDS encoding VOC family protein produces MLRLTDFIIDCPDTMKLAAFYSAVTGRPIKEGSDDNWAGITFGEVELAFIRVDDYRAPQWPDSEHPKQFHLDFEVDDIESEQRRVLDLGATLQQDFIGPEGYGWRVYTDPVGHPFCLCRNKGVIWTDRGPIWPKRD; encoded by the coding sequence ATGCTGCGACTCACCGATTTCATCATCGACTGCCCGGACACGATGAAGCTGGCGGCCTTCTACTCCGCGGTGACGGGCCGCCCGATCAAGGAAGGCAGCGACGACAACTGGGCCGGCATCACGTTCGGCGAGGTCGAGCTGGCTTTCATCCGGGTGGACGACTACCGCGCTCCGCAGTGGCCCGACAGCGAGCACCCCAAGCAGTTCCACCTCGACTTCGAGGTGGACGACATCGAGTCCGAGCAGCGCCGCGTCCTCGACCTCGGCGCGACGCTGCAGCAGGACTTCATCGGCCCCGAAGGCTACGGCTGGCGGGTCTACACCGACCCGGTCGGCCACCCCTTCTGCCTGTGCCGCAACAAGGGCGTCATCTGGACCGACCGGGGCCCGATCTGGCCCAAGCGTGACTGA
- a CDS encoding MauE/DoxX family redox-associated membrane protein, with the protein MLSTIAAAALPILVVTLALGGVTKLATAGREASPGVLARLGPAVLMPERFARPALYVCALVELALATGLLVVDHPAARWLPAAFFAVATYVLWDLRRRRPDAGCGCFGEVSAAPVGLRSTGRAAALTAMAALVAVQNATGLPALTGETAAWTGGGVVLLLALSPEINEIVSRLRHRAPCEQRPMPPGRALSRLRASEEWRAHAGSLLADEPSDMWRELCWRFFVFPAQGDTEVVFAVQLSGRRPAVRAAVVGADGHVTSADARRDASLRESTPVSA; encoded by the coding sequence GTGCTTTCGACCATCGCGGCTGCCGCACTGCCCATCCTCGTGGTGACACTGGCGCTGGGCGGCGTCACCAAACTGGCCACGGCCGGGCGCGAGGCGTCGCCCGGCGTGCTGGCCCGGCTCGGCCCGGCGGTGCTCATGCCCGAGCGCTTCGCCAGGCCCGCGCTGTACGTTTGCGCCCTGGTCGAGCTCGCGCTGGCGACCGGCCTGCTGGTCGTGGATCACCCGGCCGCCCGGTGGCTGCCTGCCGCGTTCTTCGCCGTGGCGACGTACGTCCTGTGGGACCTGCGCAGGCGGCGGCCGGACGCGGGGTGCGGCTGCTTCGGCGAGGTGAGCGCCGCCCCGGTCGGGCTGCGGTCGACGGGCCGGGCGGCGGCGCTGACCGCCATGGCGGCCCTCGTCGCGGTCCAGAACGCCACGGGGCTGCCCGCCCTCACCGGCGAGACGGCCGCCTGGACGGGCGGAGGCGTCGTCCTGCTGCTCGCCCTCTCACCCGAGATCAACGAGATCGTCTCGCGCCTGCGTCACCGTGCGCCGTGTGAGCAGCGGCCGATGCCGCCCGGACGTGCGCTGTCGCGCCTGCGGGCCAGCGAGGAGTGGCGGGCCCACGCCGGGTCGCTGCTGGCGGACGAGCCGTCCGACATGTGGCGTGAACTGTGCTGGCGCTTCTTCGTCTTCCCCGCCCAGGGCGACACGGAGGTCGTTTTCGCCGTGCAGCTCAGCGGCCGGCGTCCCGCCGTACGCGCCGCCGTGGTCGGCGCCGACGGCCACGTGACCTCGGCCGACGCGCGCAGGGATGCCTCTCTGCGGGAATCTACGCCTGTATCGGCCTGA
- a CDS encoding thermonuclease family protein, with translation MDGDTADVVTTSGRTVRIGLLEAEAPDKGVCWSPEATARLKALLPPGKPAYVRAAEQVPEQDRIMIYVWSAKGVYVNGDMVRNGLAQTVNSFPEHSYTEWQYWEQVRAQVDKVGLWSGCWAADTYDKRGSLQAPPGAGAATPAPIEPVDASPAPPGTTYSLEPIPPGSTAGSVAAVRPSPSPASNSSPSPSPSPSPNAGGATDPRYGTCEEANAAGLGPYYRGTDPEYDWYIDRDGDGVVCER, from the coding sequence GTGGACGGCGACACCGCGGATGTCGTCACCACGAGCGGCAGAACCGTACGGATCGGTCTGCTGGAGGCGGAGGCCCCCGACAAGGGCGTCTGCTGGTCCCCGGAGGCCACCGCCCGGCTGAAGGCCCTGCTGCCGCCCGGCAAGCCGGCGTACGTCCGGGCCGCCGAGCAGGTGCCCGAGCAGGACCGCATCATGATCTACGTGTGGTCGGCCAAGGGCGTCTACGTCAACGGTGACATGGTCAGGAACGGCCTGGCCCAGACCGTGAACTCCTTCCCCGAGCACAGCTACACCGAGTGGCAGTACTGGGAGCAGGTGCGCGCGCAGGTCGACAAGGTCGGGCTGTGGTCGGGCTGCTGGGCCGCCGACACCTACGACAAGCGCGGCAGCCTCCAGGCCCCGCCGGGAGCCGGCGCGGCGACTCCGGCGCCGATCGAGCCCGTGGACGCGTCACCGGCCCCGCCCGGCACGACGTACTCCCTCGAGCCCATTCCGCCGGGAAGCACGGCCGGATCGGTCGCCGCGGTGCGGCCCTCCCCGAGCCCCGCGTCCAATTCCTCGCCGAGTCCCTCGCCCAGCCCCTCGCCGAACGCCGGCGGCGCGACCGACCCCAGGTACGGCACCTGCGAAGAGGCGAACGCCGCCGGACTCGGCCCGTACTACCGCGGGACCGACCCCGAGTACGACTGGTACATCGACCGCGACGGGGACGGTGTGGTCTGCGAGAGGTGA
- a CDS encoding helix-turn-helix domain-containing protein, with product MDRLFYRPKDAAVVLGMSRTAVFRLIKSGELRSVKYDGYRLVPADALQEFARRLSEAA from the coding sequence ATGGACAGACTCTTCTACCGGCCCAAAGACGCGGCGGTCGTCCTCGGCATGAGCCGTACGGCGGTCTTCCGGCTGATCAAAAGCGGTGAGCTTCGCTCGGTCAAGTACGACGGGTACCGCCTCGTCCCGGCTGACGCCCTTCAGGAGTTCGCCCGGCGTCTAAGCGAGGCGGCGTGA
- a CDS encoding MarR family winged helix-turn-helix transcriptional regulator: MDPFDDPRLTAMGLFAEVFTGLSSKTSPTLAAAGLSEVDFETLIRLARSPQRRLRMSDLAAQTSLSTSGITRVVDRLERDGLVERHACASDRRASYAVLSTAGAERLRTVLPQHVEDIETWFTGLLTENQLADFLEALRVIRDVVRPCATAGVRETSRAARTKAG, encoded by the coding sequence ATGGACCCATTCGACGACCCCCGGCTCACGGCGATGGGCCTGTTCGCGGAGGTATTCACCGGGCTGTCGAGCAAGACCAGCCCGACACTGGCCGCCGCAGGACTTTCCGAAGTCGACTTCGAGACCTTGATCCGGCTGGCCCGTTCGCCGCAGCGACGGCTGCGGATGAGCGACCTCGCGGCTCAGACGTCGCTGTCCACCAGCGGAATCACCCGCGTGGTCGACCGCCTGGAACGTGACGGGCTCGTCGAACGGCATGCCTGCGCCAGTGACCGCCGTGCCTCGTACGCCGTGCTGAGCACCGCCGGAGCGGAGCGGCTGCGCACCGTGCTCCCCCAGCACGTCGAGGACATCGAGACCTGGTTCACCGGGCTGCTGACCGAAAACCAGCTCGCCGACTTCCTGGAGGCGCTGCGGGTGATCCGCGACGTCGTACGGCCCTGCGCGACCGCCGGCGTACGGGAGACGAGCAGGGCCGCGCGGACCAAGGCGGGCTGA
- a CDS encoding YceI family protein — protein sequence MSIREWQGLKVPTAGEFALDKAHTRVGFVVKHMMVSKVRGHFADYEGKIVIAENPLESSVDVVIKAGTIETGAADRDGHLRSDDFLAADKFPELTFRGKRVAGLSGNEFTLVGDLTIRDVTKEVELKVEFNGAAINPWGQEIFGFGAETEVDREEFGLTWNQALEAGGVLVGKKVKIEIEGEAIRQA from the coding sequence ATGAGCATCCGTGAGTGGCAGGGTCTGAAGGTCCCGACGGCCGGCGAGTTCGCGCTGGACAAGGCCCACACGCGCGTCGGCTTCGTCGTCAAGCACATGATGGTCAGCAAGGTCCGCGGTCACTTCGCCGACTACGAGGGCAAGATCGTCATTGCCGAGAACCCGCTGGAGTCGAGCGTCGACGTCGTCATCAAGGCGGGCACGATCGAGACCGGTGCGGCCGACCGTGACGGCCACCTGCGGAGCGACGACTTCCTCGCCGCCGACAAGTTCCCCGAGCTCACCTTCCGCGGCAAGCGGGTCGCCGGCCTGTCGGGCAACGAGTTCACGCTCGTCGGCGACCTCACGATCCGTGACGTGACCAAGGAGGTCGAGCTCAAGGTCGAGTTCAACGGCGCCGCCATCAACCCGTGGGGCCAGGAGATCTTCGGGTTCGGCGCGGAGACCGAGGTCGACCGCGAGGAGTTCGGCCTGACCTGGAACCAGGCCCTGGAGGCCGGGGGCGTCCTCGTCGGCAAGAAGGTCAAGATTGAGATTGAGGGCGAGGCCATCCGCCAGGCGTAG
- a CDS encoding radical SAM protein encodes MSTGMPLRGDRILRYVNAFCPRCHDERPDRPLAEVPRLSGWLAARDGRVYLERGCRSHGMVRTLYDEDPEILAYLEEWTAPTKAHLPDVAGNFDPVPEAYLRGLPEMQTQHTCILLEDVAEACNLRCPTCFTESSPDLRGIVPVREVLANVDQRLARENGRLDVLMLSGGEPTLHPDLPELLAELTARPVTRILINTNGLLVARDDALLDLLTEHRERVEIYLQYDGVSAAASRHHRGGDLRRQKAEALRRLSEREIFTTLVMTAALGVNDGEIGDVVRLALDTPYVGGVSIQPQFGSGRSGVIDPMDRLTHTGVLKRLGPQTGGLVSWRDLTALPCSHPHCCSVGYMIKDDADRWRSLTALIGHDRLKENLGLVSNRIADSEIPRQLRMAVQESLLGLLSEQSSLSHPEMGKVWRDICENCDLGLTTLLTLASSALPGRRKRLRRLLGERIVRITIKPFMDMSTMLEERLVQCCVHVGTRSDQDQCAPFCAVQAWPALARQRLSAVAAADPGVRLPLLEIT; translated from the coding sequence GTGAGCACGGGAATGCCCCTGCGGGGCGACCGCATCCTCCGTTACGTCAACGCGTTCTGCCCCCGCTGCCACGACGAGCGGCCGGACCGCCCGCTGGCGGAGGTGCCCCGCCTGTCCGGCTGGCTCGCGGCCCGCGACGGGCGGGTCTACCTGGAGCGCGGCTGCCGGAGCCACGGCATGGTCAGGACCCTCTACGACGAGGACCCGGAGATCCTCGCCTACCTGGAGGAGTGGACCGCCCCCACCAAGGCGCATCTGCCCGACGTCGCCGGGAACTTCGACCCGGTCCCGGAGGCGTACCTGCGGGGGCTGCCGGAGATGCAGACCCAGCACACCTGCATCCTCCTGGAGGACGTGGCGGAGGCGTGCAACCTTCGCTGCCCGACCTGCTTCACCGAGTCCTCGCCCGACCTGCGGGGGATCGTGCCGGTCCGGGAGGTGCTCGCCAACGTGGACCAGCGGCTGGCCCGCGAGAACGGCCGTCTCGACGTGCTCATGCTCAGCGGCGGCGAGCCGACCCTCCACCCCGACCTGCCCGAGCTGCTGGCCGAGCTGACGGCCCGGCCCGTCACCCGCATCCTGATCAACACCAACGGGCTCCTGGTGGCCCGCGACGACGCCCTGCTCGACCTGCTCACCGAGCACCGAGAGCGCGTCGAGATCTACCTGCAGTACGACGGCGTGTCGGCCGCGGCGTCCCGCCACCACCGGGGCGGCGACCTGCGGCGGCAGAAGGCGGAGGCGCTGCGGCGCCTGTCGGAGCGGGAGATCTTCACCACGCTCGTCATGACGGCCGCCCTCGGGGTGAACGACGGCGAGATCGGTGACGTGGTCCGCCTCGCCCTCGACACGCCGTACGTCGGCGGCGTCTCCATCCAGCCGCAGTTCGGCTCGGGGCGGTCCGGCGTGATCGACCCGATGGACCGGCTCACCCACACCGGTGTGCTCAAGCGCCTCGGCCCGCAGACCGGCGGCCTGGTCAGCTGGCGCGACCTGACCGCCCTGCCCTGCTCGCATCCGCACTGCTGCTCGGTCGGCTACATGATCAAAGATGACGCCGACCGGTGGCGCTCGCTGACGGCGTTGATCGGGCACGACCGCCTCAAGGAGAACCTCGGGCTCGTCTCCAACCGCATCGCCGACTCGGAGATCCCCCGCCAGCTCCGCATGGCCGTGCAGGAGTCGCTGCTCGGCCTGCTGTCGGAGCAGTCGTCGCTGTCGCATCCCGAGATGGGCAAGGTCTGGCGCGACATCTGCGAGAACTGCGACCTCGGGCTGACCACCCTGCTGACGCTCGCGTCCTCGGCCCTCCCCGGGCGCAGGAAGCGGCTGCGCCGGCTGCTGGGCGAACGGATCGTGCGCATCACGATCAAGCCCTTCATGGACATGTCCACGATGCTGGAGGAGCGGCTGGTCCAGTGCTGTGTCCACGTCGGCACCCGCTCCGACCAGGACCAGTGCGCGCCGTTCTGCGCGGTCCAGGCCTGGCCGGCGCTCGCGCGCCAGCGTCTGTCCGCCGTCGCCGCGGCCGACCCCGGCGTACGGCTCCCGCTGCTGGAGATCACATGA